In Symmachiella dynata, the following are encoded in one genomic region:
- a CDS encoding ParB N-terminal domain-containing protein, translated as MKIEQWRIDRVKPYEQNPRINDQAVDAVAKSIEQFGFRQPVVVDEEGVIIAGHTRWKASQKLGLKKVPIHVAMGLSPAQARAYRLADNKTNELAEWDPDLLSLELADLQAMGFDLELTGFSEDELAKWSSDEMKEGLTDPDDVPETLDEPITQPGDLWLLGSHRLFCGDSTSIEDTLRVMDGEKAALVATDPPYLVDYTGDRPNESGKDWSDTYREIDISDADAFFTQLFTCVLGVVAPKAAIYCWHAHKRVRCDSTDLGSTRHSRPPANYLG; from the coding sequence ATGAAAATTGAACAATGGCGTATTGACCGTGTGAAACCGTACGAGCAAAATCCGCGTATCAACGATCAGGCTGTCGACGCGGTAGCGAAGTCAATTGAGCAATTTGGATTTAGGCAACCGGTAGTTGTGGACGAAGAAGGCGTGATCATCGCGGGCCACACACGCTGGAAAGCATCACAAAAACTTGGGCTAAAGAAAGTGCCCATCCACGTGGCCATGGGACTTTCGCCGGCGCAGGCGCGGGCCTATAGGCTTGCCGACAACAAAACCAACGAACTGGCCGAATGGGACCCGGATCTCCTTTCCCTGGAATTGGCCGACCTGCAAGCGATGGGGTTTGACCTGGAACTAACCGGTTTTAGTGAGGACGAGTTGGCGAAGTGGTCTAGTGATGAGATGAAAGAAGGCCTCACCGATCCGGATGACGTGCCGGAAACGCTGGATGAGCCAATTACGCAACCCGGCGACCTCTGGCTTTTGGGCAGCCACAGACTTTTTTGTGGTGACTCCACATCAATCGAAGATACTTTGCGCGTGATGGACGGTGAGAAAGCCGCGCTTGTCGCGACTGATCCTCCGTATCTCGTTGATTACACCGGTGATCGGCCCAATGAGTCCGGGAAAGATTGGTCAGATACCTACCGGGAGATCGACATCTCCGATGCGGATGCTTTCTTTACGCAGCTATTCACTTGCGTTCTCGGAGTGGTCGCACCCAAGGCGGCGATCTACTGTTGGCACGCGCACAAACGCGTGCGGTGTGATTCAACGGACCTGGGATCAACTAGGCATTCTAGACCACCAGCAAATTATTTGGGTTAA
- a CDS encoding ATP-binding protein, with the protein MPKNKSTNSDHTVLRKPAEVQFADQIEALRQNDTGIAPASWILSPRAVLDYLIGGKVLSVTIDGTKTKIEITKKFFGDERIIERAIVTLASERALLLVGEPGTGKSWVSEHLAAAISGNSTLTVQGTAGTTEENIKYSWNIARVIADGPCPDNLIPSPTMVAMRQGGLLRFEEITRCVPDVQDSLVSILSDKVIVIPELPDANTMWAKPGFNVIATANTRDQGVNDLSAALKRRFNYVHIPIVADQNTEIEIVEQRTAELMQHYDVQLQIPRPIIELLATAFRELRQGKTNDGIKVKQPSTTLSTAEAIGVALDAALYAQYFGAGKVSAADVARNILGSIVKEDPADAKILKEYAMLIAKRRGKDKRWNEFHNTMSQIIP; encoded by the coding sequence TTGCCGAAAAATAAATCGACGAATTCCGACCATACTGTACTCCGTAAGCCGGCCGAAGTTCAATTCGCCGACCAAATAGAAGCATTGCGGCAAAATGATACGGGCATCGCTCCGGCATCGTGGATTCTCTCACCGCGTGCGGTGCTTGATTACCTGATCGGCGGCAAAGTCCTTTCGGTAACGATCGACGGCACAAAGACCAAGATCGAAATCACCAAAAAGTTCTTCGGCGATGAGCGAATCATCGAACGAGCGATCGTGACGCTCGCGTCAGAGCGGGCACTGCTGCTCGTGGGCGAACCGGGAACCGGCAAGAGTTGGGTCAGCGAGCATCTCGCCGCGGCGATTTCGGGAAATTCGACATTGACCGTTCAAGGCACCGCCGGGACGACGGAAGAGAACATCAAATATTCGTGGAACATCGCCCGTGTCATCGCCGATGGCCCCTGCCCCGACAATCTGATCCCCTCCCCCACGATGGTTGCCATGCGGCAGGGCGGATTATTGCGGTTTGAGGAAATCACCCGTTGCGTCCCCGACGTACAGGATTCGTTGGTTTCGATTCTCTCGGACAAAGTCATCGTCATTCCGGAACTGCCGGACGCCAATACCATGTGGGCCAAACCGGGCTTTAATGTGATTGCCACGGCGAACACACGCGACCAAGGCGTGAATGATCTCTCGGCCGCACTCAAGCGACGTTTCAACTACGTTCACATTCCGATCGTGGCCGACCAGAACACGGAAATTGAAATCGTCGAGCAGCGAACCGCAGAGTTAATGCAGCACTACGACGTTCAATTGCAGATCCCGCGACCGATTATTGAACTGTTGGCAACCGCGTTTCGTGAATTGCGACAGGGAAAAACGAATGATGGCATCAAAGTCAAACAACCCTCGACAACGCTTTCGACCGCCGAAGCGATAGGTGTGGCGTTGGACGCGGCCCTGTATGCGCAATACTTTGGTGCCGGCAAAGTCTCTGCTGCCGACGTCGCCCGCAATATCCTCGGTAGCATAGTCAAGGAAGATCCCGCTGATGCGAAGATTCTCAAGGAATACGCCATGTTGATCGCCAAACGTCGGGGCAAGGACAAGCGGTGGAACGAATTTCATAACACCATGAGTCAGATCATCCCCTAG
- a CDS encoding S1C family serine protease, with the protein MSFNRSNLLSILLAILALSLQTRITCGAQDNFVRAGKSSTALADLGPLGSGTAFCIDSSGLFVTNYHVVAALDSNQHVDLVLNAGDTGQRVLKAQVVHTNREYDLALLRVDRATGLSPLQLGIDTNLSETDDITAFGYPFGKMLSLEEGYPSISVSTGKITSLRKVKEELALVQIDASLNPGNSGGPILAQDGSVIGVVVSGIPGSAVSFAIPVSLVKKFLSEPRLTLNVGKITRANLLRPCSFRVQVRNPQDAPLHLTGVEITLTSEAGNSKTVSMVEGQSGEYVANTTPVSKTVDSAVVHTRVKLGQLSLDGVTQNQWIRLDDKTFRLTDIQKIEFGDKRRVTMRDGKTFTGGLFSCSAVRVDLGMDVVELFPPRGESLEVTKVNPIVNSILYEVAAMNGEKVISTISGRIPVEGDDNSAPAPVKQLLLDPEAGGEQEIVVNVFLDDASDLHITPFGLYWKHYSGTKPGTQHDIEVNGKPWHTVFKKFAPHLPFESGLFPVDLRTFDLDFQLLGIGENPNPSSIAGGRSSITSLRRSHDMVVVLRDVEPGGAWYRFKLLRKQRTAQASSNVALNAETSANSQAEKNGAPGKAVDGSYDLSHGEYWFPGSRPPTPDHLVITFPERSSVKTIRMLIPMGTKLYVHGHEPLDYKIILEHGEDQTVVADVKDGQHPKIERNGESFTQFVTFDLPEAVPAERVKFICSRTSGLNYGPVIFEFEVRKP; encoded by the coding sequence ATGTCATTCAATCGATCGAATTTGCTGTCTATTCTCCTGGCAATCTTGGCCCTCTCATTGCAAACACGTATTACGTGTGGTGCGCAGGACAATTTTGTACGCGCTGGAAAATCGTCGACCGCGCTAGCGGATCTGGGCCCTTTGGGAAGCGGCACGGCGTTCTGTATCGATTCCAGCGGCCTATTTGTTACCAACTATCACGTCGTCGCGGCTCTGGATTCAAACCAGCACGTCGATTTAGTCTTGAATGCAGGTGATACAGGCCAACGAGTTTTGAAGGCGCAAGTTGTCCACACGAATCGCGAATATGATTTGGCTCTATTGCGTGTCGACCGTGCCACCGGCCTCTCGCCTCTGCAGTTGGGAATCGATACGAATCTCAGTGAGACTGATGACATCACCGCATTTGGCTATCCATTTGGAAAGATGCTTTCTTTAGAAGAAGGGTATCCATCTATCAGCGTTAGCACCGGAAAGATCACTTCGCTGCGTAAGGTTAAAGAAGAGTTAGCCTTGGTGCAAATTGATGCAAGTTTGAATCCCGGTAATTCAGGCGGTCCGATCCTTGCTCAGGACGGTTCAGTAATTGGAGTTGTTGTTTCCGGGATACCAGGGTCCGCCGTCAGTTTCGCGATTCCTGTCAGCCTTGTCAAAAAGTTCTTAAGCGAACCACGGCTTACGCTAAACGTAGGGAAGATTACCCGAGCTAATTTGTTGCGTCCCTGCAGTTTTCGTGTCCAAGTGCGAAACCCACAAGACGCTCCTTTACATCTCACGGGAGTGGAAATCACATTGACTTCCGAGGCGGGCAATTCGAAAACAGTCTCAATGGTCGAAGGCCAATCCGGCGAATACGTAGCAAACACAACTCCGGTTTCTAAAACTGTTGATTCGGCTGTCGTCCATACTCGAGTAAAACTCGGACAGTTGTCTTTGGATGGAGTCACGCAAAATCAATGGATCAGGCTTGACGACAAGACCTTCCGCCTGACCGACATTCAGAAAATCGAGTTCGGCGATAAGCGCCGCGTGACCATGAGAGACGGCAAAACATTTACTGGTGGATTATTTTCGTGCAGTGCAGTACGCGTAGATCTTGGAATGGATGTTGTTGAATTGTTTCCGCCTAGGGGAGAATCGCTTGAAGTCACAAAAGTTAATCCGATCGTGAACTCAATACTTTATGAGGTTGCGGCCATGAATGGAGAAAAGGTTATCTCCACGATTAGCGGGAGAATCCCTGTGGAAGGAGACGACAATTCTGCCCCCGCGCCAGTGAAACAATTATTGCTCGATCCCGAAGCCGGTGGTGAACAGGAAATCGTCGTGAACGTGTTTCTCGATGACGCATCCGACTTGCATATCACTCCTTTTGGCTTGTATTGGAAGCACTATTCAGGAACTAAGCCCGGCACCCAGCATGACATCGAAGTCAATGGTAAACCGTGGCATACCGTTTTTAAGAAATTTGCCCCTCACCTCCCCTTTGAATCTGGTCTTTTTCCTGTCGATTTGCGTACGTTTGATCTGGACTTTCAACTTTTGGGAATTGGGGAGAATCCAAATCCTTCTTCAATCGCCGGTGGCCGAAGCAGCATCACTTCGCTACGTCGCAGCCACGACATGGTAGTGGTTTTGCGAGACGTAGAGCCGGGCGGCGCCTGGTATCGTTTCAAATTGCTGCGCAAGCAAAGAACGGCGCAAGCCTCGTCCAACGTTGCTTTAAACGCTGAGACAAGTGCCAATTCCCAGGCGGAAAAAAATGGGGCCCCAGGAAAAGCAGTCGATGGAAGCTACGATTTAAGTCATGGTGAGTATTGGTTCCCTGGCAGCCGTCCACCGACTCCGGATCACTTGGTGATCACTTTCCCAGAGCGCAGCAGCGTCAAGACGATTCGAATGTTGATTCCGATGGGAACAAAACTGTATGTCCACGGCCACGAGCCTTTGGACTACAAGATCATTCTCGAACATGGCGAAGATCAGACAGTTGTCGCGGATGTCAAGGATGGCCAACACCCGAAGATCGAGCGCAATGGGGAATCCTTCACGCAATTCGTTACCTTTGACTTGCCAGAGGCTGTGCCGGCCGAACGCGTCAAATTCATTTGTTCAAGAACCTCAGGGCTGAACTACGGCCCTGTCATTTTTGAATTTGAAGTGCGCAAACCGTAA
- a CDS encoding DUF1937 family protein has product MIYLASPYSHPDAIIRERRFRAACRMAARLIRAGEVVFSPVAHGHAISLYGVPTDWSFWEAHDRRFLEQCDEVVVLTLDGCRVSVGVAAEIEIAKELNKPVRYLDVGSIANVGEGRIGVIAQRGWICQYDKGARNG; this is encoded by the coding sequence ATGATCTATTTGGCTTCTCCTTATTCGCATCCGGACGCCATCATTCGCGAGCGCCGGTTTCGTGCAGCCTGCCGGATGGCGGCGAGATTGATTCGCGCTGGTGAGGTCGTGTTTTCGCCGGTGGCTCATGGCCACGCGATTTCGTTGTACGGTGTGCCGACCGATTGGTCGTTTTGGGAAGCGCACGACCGGCGGTTCTTGGAACAGTGCGATGAGGTCGTTGTGCTCACGCTCGACGGCTGTCGGGTGAGTGTGGGCGTTGCGGCGGAAATCGAGATCGCGAAGGAACTGAATAAGCCGGTTCGGTACCTCGATGTGGGGTCGATTGCCAATGTCGGCGAGGGCCGGATTGGAGTAATCGCCCAAAGAGGTTGGATTTGCCAATATGACAAAGGAGCAAGAAACGGATGA
- a CDS encoding transposase, which yields MTKRRRRHSPQQIVKKLRDADAMLNAGQDEAVVLQSLEVSQATLDRWRKQYGGMKSEEAMRLKALEDENRRLKEIVADQTLDIKMLKHLAEGNW from the coding sequence ATGACGAAACGACGCAGGCGGCATTCGCCGCAGCAGATTGTGAAGAAGTTGCGTGACGCCGATGCGATGCTCAATGCCGGGCAAGACGAAGCGGTCGTGCTGCAGTCGCTGGAAGTCAGCCAAGCGACATTGGACCGTTGGCGGAAACAGTACGGCGGGATGAAGTCGGAGGAGGCGATGCGACTCAAGGCCTTGGAAGATGAGAACCGGCGGCTGAAGGAAATCGTGGCGGACCAGACGTTGGACATCAAGATGTTGAAACACCTTGCGGAGGGAAACTGGTAA
- a CDS encoding DNA methyltransferase, whose translation MLGWVRGSQPEHDGRHEVDSVWNVDWEGKARVVGNKHPTQKPVELFARPMRKHTRAGDVCFEPFSGSGSQILAAEQLGRRCFAIEIAPAFVDVAVERWEQFTGQKAERIPATEEVKA comes from the coding sequence ATGCTGGGTTGGGTCCGTGGTAGCCAACCGGAGCATGACGGTCGGCACGAGGTGGATTCTGTCTGGAATGTCGACTGGGAAGGTAAGGCCCGCGTTGTGGGAAATAAACACCCGACCCAGAAACCGGTCGAGCTTTTCGCACGCCCAATGCGGAAGCATACACGCGCAGGCGATGTCTGTTTCGAGCCGTTTAGTGGTTCCGGATCACAAATCTTGGCAGCGGAACAGTTAGGCCGCCGCTGTTTCGCCATTGAGATCGCTCCAGCATTCGTGGATGTTGCCGTCGAGCGCTGGGAGCAATTCACGGGCCAAAAGGCGGAGCGAATTCCTGCCACTGAGGAGGTGAAGGCATGA
- a CDS encoding pentapeptide repeat-containing protein, whose translation MPKKKAAQPPAIPKQLFHNQKVCLAGRFDYSPNKDELVQLLEAEGATLVDDVKPELDLLIVGSGRRSAKQAKAEKLNTAGKATIHLVEDLKTLVTVSPDEWLKLLAIPARLPQLVRLTTPSWLFQDSIKIQSATFQGTKWEGSESQEINLQKLCFEGCSFSNCKMRSVSLSEWGWQPIKECMFDGGQFDSVEFGNTYDCSFSQLRGKNISFDSVRQCRFEKARFSSVSMYVMNGCEFHNSIVTNLRLRSDDRGTHIIASNFSHTTFDHITCGSPVESVDDPGKFVFESCTLTDVVFRNSELHIARFSKCRLQNVKFQKLEFGDFIFDDCELVDCQFINCQGRLIDFGNSHQTECTLDKCQILFARANDAQLAQMKPVPAETLWNPASYQNIEQFVDIAFQSGRLEFTLNYSIDDKDATELHFIMNAGIDILYKSAKSGMDANQRTYLYGTKATKDDIRRNLLGAIIESGMTDIDPGSIRTKSSKCPLKPAELKQLIYVANCEVLGKPPQTKEEIAQSQKKTKTEAANLRKEILADLEAGRVAQFNRRELNGSKNVPAFKKSKLAGAKLKKIKLVNLDFSDSDLSAADLSGGNLENAQLRKVNLTEATLKSANLKAANLRGADLTAADFTKAKLVETVLTGANTKKAIFNGATIKQVDLCGVDLSTAELGSAKLANCYYNEKTRFPTSVTTDHLKSLNWVGGGLPPHERSQNKPAQGPLDFDSFMERLNEITDSSRLKKATKMLKADSFQLFSEIATGSVAGVVKSQTDSDLVYSCSLNHDGQFACCTQNLNPCGGLRGSICKHILVLVIGLTKSGELDATAVDEWVNHSKLKQPELDKDKMSEILLKYKGAQAGEIDWRPTETVPEDYFAF comes from the coding sequence ATGCCAAAGAAAAAAGCCGCTCAGCCGCCCGCGATTCCGAAGCAGTTGTTTCACAATCAAAAAGTCTGTCTGGCCGGCCGTTTTGACTACTCCCCCAACAAAGACGAATTGGTGCAGTTGCTGGAAGCCGAGGGAGCGACGCTCGTCGACGACGTTAAGCCGGAACTCGACTTGCTCATTGTCGGCTCGGGGCGACGGAGCGCTAAACAAGCGAAGGCTGAGAAACTCAATACGGCTGGCAAAGCGACGATTCACCTTGTTGAGGATTTGAAAACATTGGTCACAGTGTCCCCCGACGAGTGGTTGAAACTTCTGGCCATTCCGGCGAGATTGCCTCAACTCGTCCGATTGACCACTCCATCCTGGTTGTTTCAAGATTCGATCAAAATCCAGTCGGCAACTTTCCAAGGCACAAAGTGGGAGGGAAGCGAGTCGCAAGAGATCAATCTGCAAAAACTGTGTTTTGAAGGTTGCTCTTTCTCGAATTGCAAAATGCGGAGCGTATCTTTGAGTGAATGGGGGTGGCAGCCGATCAAGGAGTGTATGTTTGACGGCGGTCAATTCGACAGTGTTGAGTTTGGCAATACATACGATTGCAGTTTTTCACAGCTGCGAGGCAAAAACATTAGTTTTGACAGCGTGAGGCAATGCCGATTTGAGAAAGCACGTTTTTCCAGCGTATCAATGTATGTTATGAACGGTTGCGAGTTCCACAATTCAATCGTCACTAACCTGCGATTGCGGAGTGATGACCGCGGCACCCATATCATCGCCTCGAATTTTTCCCACACGACGTTCGATCACATCACCTGCGGCAGTCCAGTCGAGAGCGTTGATGATCCGGGAAAATTTGTTTTTGAATCATGTACCCTAACGGACGTTGTGTTTCGCAATAGCGAGTTGCATATTGCCCGGTTTTCAAAATGCCGCTTGCAAAACGTCAAATTCCAAAAGCTCGAATTTGGCGACTTTATTTTCGACGACTGCGAGTTGGTCGATTGCCAATTCATCAATTGTCAAGGGCGTCTGATCGATTTCGGCAACTCGCACCAGACCGAATGCACGCTCGATAAGTGCCAGATACTATTTGCACGGGCCAACGACGCACAACTGGCGCAAATGAAACCGGTTCCGGCGGAAACCTTGTGGAACCCTGCCTCGTATCAAAACATCGAGCAGTTTGTAGACATCGCGTTTCAATCCGGTCGCCTCGAATTCACGCTGAATTATTCTATTGACGACAAGGATGCTACGGAATTGCATTTCATCATGAATGCTGGCATCGACATCCTATATAAAAGTGCGAAGAGTGGAATGGACGCGAATCAGCGGACCTATCTTTATGGCACCAAGGCTACGAAGGATGACATCCGACGGAATTTACTCGGCGCTATTATCGAATCTGGCATGACTGACATCGATCCCGGTTCGATCAGGACGAAATCATCCAAGTGTCCCCTCAAACCAGCGGAGCTCAAACAACTAATTTATGTCGCGAACTGCGAAGTGCTGGGCAAACCGCCGCAAACCAAGGAGGAGATCGCCCAATCGCAAAAAAAAACGAAAACCGAAGCGGCAAACTTGCGGAAGGAAATTCTCGCTGACTTGGAAGCGGGCCGCGTGGCGCAATTCAATCGTCGCGAGTTAAACGGCAGCAAGAATGTACCAGCGTTTAAGAAGTCCAAATTGGCGGGCGCCAAACTCAAAAAAATCAAACTGGTAAATTTGGATTTTTCCGACAGCGATTTGTCCGCTGCTGATCTAAGTGGTGGCAATTTAGAAAATGCCCAACTGCGCAAGGTCAATCTAACCGAAGCCACGTTGAAATCAGCAAATCTCAAAGCAGCGAACCTCCGCGGCGCCGACTTGACAGCTGCTGATTTCACCAAGGCGAAGCTGGTGGAAACCGTATTGACCGGTGCCAATACCAAGAAGGCAATCTTTAATGGCGCAACGATCAAACAGGTCGACCTATGCGGCGTTGACCTGTCGACCGCGGAACTTGGCAGTGCGAAGCTCGCTAATTGTTACTACAACGAAAAGACAAGATTTCCTACATCGGTCACAACGGACCACTTGAAATCATTGAACTGGGTCGGTGGCGGACTGCCACCACATGAGCGCTCGCAGAATAAACCGGCCCAAGGTCCGCTCGACTTTGATAGCTTTATGGAGCGGCTCAACGAAATCACCGATTCATCGCGGCTCAAAAAGGCGACCAAGATGCTCAAGGCGGACTCGTTTCAACTCTTTTCTGAAATTGCCACTGGCAGCGTCGCCGGCGTCGTCAAGAGCCAAACCGACAGTGATCTCGTCTATTCCTGTTCGCTCAATCACGACGGTCAATTCGCCTGTTGTACGCAAAACCTCAATCCTTGCGGGGGACTCCGCGGTTCGATTTGCAAACACATTCTGGTGTTGGTGATCGGCCTGACCAAAAGCGGCGAACTCGATGCCACGGCCGTTGACGAATGGGTCAATCACAGCAAATTGAAACAGCCAGAACTCGATAAGGACAAGATGAGCGAAATTTTGCTCAAATACAAAGGCGCCCAAGCCGGCGAAATCGACTGGCGACCAACCGAGACGGTTCCGGAGGACTACTTTGCGTTTTAA
- a CDS encoding IS3 family transposase: MSERRACHVVKQPRSSQRYVAQPRDDEHGLLKRMLQLVGRRSRFGYRRIAHLLRREGWRASDTRVYRLWRREGLKVPQKKRKKRRLGTTANGCHRRKAASQNDVWAWDFVFDRTASGSPLKWLSIVDEHTRECLALKVDRSITSEDVIDTLAELFAMRGVPRHVRSDNGPEFVAQALRSWLGQLGVEALYIAPGSPWENGFAESFHSRFRDEFLATEEFESLRAARQLTTVWREDYNEHRPHSSLGYLTPAEFGQRLTSARTRQTGSAPPTIAAPSAPPATQAEATAKANGAHEASDEKQDVLYLTRSS, translated from the coding sequence GTGTCGGAGCGGCGAGCGTGCCACGTGGTGAAGCAGCCTCGTAGCAGCCAACGCTATGTGGCGCAACCGCGCGACGATGAGCATGGTTTGCTCAAGCGGATGCTGCAGTTGGTAGGCCGTCGTTCGCGGTTCGGTTATCGCCGCATCGCCCATTTGCTGCGTCGCGAAGGTTGGCGGGCGAGCGACACGCGGGTCTATCGGCTGTGGCGTCGAGAAGGGCTGAAAGTGCCGCAGAAGAAGCGTAAGAAACGCCGTCTGGGAACGACTGCCAATGGCTGTCACCGGCGAAAAGCGGCGTCCCAGAACGATGTGTGGGCGTGGGATTTTGTGTTCGATCGCACGGCGAGCGGCAGTCCGCTGAAGTGGTTGTCGATCGTCGACGAACACACCCGGGAGTGTTTGGCTTTGAAAGTGGATCGCAGCATTACAAGTGAAGATGTGATCGACACGCTGGCGGAATTGTTCGCCATGCGGGGCGTGCCGCGTCATGTTCGCAGCGACAATGGTCCGGAGTTTGTGGCGCAGGCGCTTCGGAGTTGGTTAGGACAGTTGGGCGTGGAGGCGTTGTACATCGCGCCGGGCAGTCCGTGGGAGAATGGTTTTGCGGAAAGCTTTCACAGCCGGTTTCGTGATGAGTTTTTAGCGACCGAGGAGTTTGAAAGTTTGCGAGCGGCACGACAGCTGACAACAGTTTGGCGTGAAGATTACAACGAGCATCGGCCACACAGTTCACTGGGATATTTGACGCCGGCGGAGTTTGGGCAGAGGTTGACCTCAGCTCGAACTCGACAAACGGGGTCCGCCCCGCCCACCATCGCCGCCCCCTCGGCCCCTCCCGCTACGCAGGCCGAGGCGACAGCGAAGGCGAACGGGGCTCACGAAGCTTCCGATGAAAAACAGGACGTGCTTTACCTAACCCGATCTTCATAA
- a CDS encoding terminase large subunit domain-containing protein, producing the protein MAGWSSAAKEGLNAHAVLIDELHAQRTRDLWDTLRYAGASRWQPMQLAITTAGYDRHSICWEQHDYMLKVLDGSIETDAADNWKPSKKKSVERIDGIVALIMGLDRASTQDVCTSVYEKHGLRSL; encoded by the coding sequence TTGGCTGGGTGGTCTAGCGCGGCCAAGGAAGGACTCAACGCGCATGCGGTGCTGATTGATGAACTTCACGCCCAGCGGACTCGGGATCTGTGGGACACGCTCCGCTACGCCGGTGCATCACGATGGCAACCGATGCAATTGGCAATCACGACCGCCGGTTACGACCGGCATTCGATTTGCTGGGAACAGCACGACTATATGCTGAAAGTGCTGGACGGCTCGATCGAGACCGACGCCGCCGACAACTGGAAGCCGTCCAAGAAAAAGAGCGTCGAGCGGATCGACGGGATCGTGGCGTTGATCATGGGACTGGACCGGGCGAGCACGCAGGACGTGTGCACGAGCGTGTATGAGAAGCATGGGCTGCGATCGCTTTAA